Proteins encoded within one genomic window of Neorhizobium galegae bv. orientalis str. HAMBI 540:
- a CDS encoding ABC transporter permease, producing the protein MSSLLARRLLQLIPTVILLSLIIFSLQHLLPGDPALVLAGDNPDEATLAAIREQYHLDQPVFVQYIFWVKGVLTGDLGESMRHNRPVLDLILLKLPVTLQLAVMGIVVALVLGIAGGVISALRQNTPIDYMTNVVSLAGISVPNFWLGIMLIMFFSVYLGWLPASGFVSPWEDWRMNLSTTIMPAFVLGSAIAGVIMRHTRSAMLQALESDYVRTARAKGLSEWVVVFKHAMRNALTPIITLGALEFGALLSGAVLTEQIFTIPGFGKLIVDAVFTRDYPVVQGVVLVTSIFYIILNLLADIGYILVNPRLRS; encoded by the coding sequence ATGTCCTCGCTTCTCGCCCGCCGCCTGCTGCAGCTTATCCCGACGGTCATCCTGCTGTCGCTGATCATCTTTTCGCTCCAACATCTCCTGCCGGGCGATCCGGCGCTGGTGCTTGCCGGCGACAACCCGGACGAGGCAACGCTTGCCGCCATCCGGGAACAGTACCATCTCGATCAACCGGTCTTCGTCCAGTACATCTTCTGGGTCAAAGGCGTGCTGACCGGCGATCTCGGCGAATCCATGCGCCATAACCGGCCGGTCCTCGACCTCATCCTCCTCAAGCTGCCGGTGACCCTGCAGCTCGCGGTCATGGGCATCGTCGTGGCGCTGGTGCTGGGCATTGCCGGCGGCGTCATCTCGGCGCTGCGCCAGAACACCCCCATCGACTACATGACCAATGTCGTGTCGCTCGCCGGCATTTCAGTGCCGAACTTCTGGCTCGGCATCATGCTGATCATGTTCTTCTCGGTCTATCTCGGCTGGCTGCCCGCATCCGGCTTCGTCAGTCCCTGGGAAGACTGGAGGATGAACCTCTCGACGACGATCATGCCGGCCTTCGTGCTGGGATCGGCGATCGCCGGCGTCATCATGCGCCATACCCGCAGCGCCATGCTGCAGGCGCTGGAAAGCGACTACGTCCGCACCGCCCGCGCCAAGGGTCTCAGCGAATGGGTCGTGGTGTTCAAACATGCCATGCGCAACGCGCTGACGCCGATCATCACGCTCGGCGCGCTGGAATTCGGCGCCCTCCTCTCCGGCGCGGTGCTGACCGAGCAGATCTTCACGATCCCCGGCTTTGGCAAGCTCATCGTCGATGCGGTCTTCACGCGCGATTATCCCGTGGTGCAGGGCGTCGTGCTGGTCACGTCGATTTTCTACATCATCCTCAACCTCCTGGCTGACATCGGATATATCCTCGTCAACCCCCGACTGAGAAGCTGA
- a CDS encoding ABC transporter ATP-binding protein, translated as MIKPVSSSSAGTPIIEVRGLGKKFVVKRSVFGRPLAEVGAVDDVTFSLMPGETLAVVGESGCGKSTLGRMLIRLIKPTSGEVFIDGHNVTNVSHAVMRKRRRHVQLIFQDPYASLNPRMTIAQTIAEPLMLHNIVPSGQRARRVAELLEMVGLRPEQANRYPHEFSGGQRQRVVIARALASEPKAIICDEAVSALDVSIQAQVLNLLKDLQKRLGLAFVFISHDLGVVKHIADRVAVMYLGKVVELGTAEMIFSTPRHPYTRALLSAIPVAAPPSQHRSRAARLHGDLPSPIAPPPGCRLHTRCPHARPECQTVSMALDIEANGHANACAFWRELPAQDADHIREPRNPKLEKLFAAFEAMAARPALTATES; from the coding sequence ATGATCAAGCCGGTTTCCTCCTCTTCCGCCGGAACGCCGATCATCGAGGTCCGGGGGCTTGGAAAGAAGTTCGTCGTCAAGCGCAGCGTCTTCGGTCGTCCGCTGGCTGAGGTTGGCGCCGTCGACGACGTGACCTTTTCCTTGATGCCCGGCGAAACCCTTGCGGTCGTCGGCGAGTCCGGCTGCGGCAAGTCCACGCTTGGCCGCATGCTGATCCGGCTGATCAAGCCGACCTCCGGCGAAGTCTTCATCGACGGTCACAACGTCACCAATGTCAGCCATGCCGTGATGCGCAAGCGGCGCCGGCATGTGCAGCTGATCTTCCAGGATCCGTATGCCTCGCTCAATCCGCGCATGACGATCGCCCAGACGATTGCCGAGCCGCTGATGCTGCATAACATCGTACCTTCCGGCCAGCGCGCAAGGCGCGTCGCCGAACTCCTGGAAATGGTGGGCCTGCGTCCGGAACAGGCGAACCGTTATCCGCACGAATTTTCCGGCGGCCAGCGCCAGCGCGTGGTGATTGCGCGTGCGCTTGCCTCCGAGCCGAAGGCGATCATCTGCGACGAGGCAGTGTCCGCGCTCGACGTATCGATCCAGGCGCAGGTCCTCAACCTTCTGAAGGATTTGCAGAAGCGGCTTGGCCTCGCCTTTGTGTTCATCAGCCATGACCTTGGCGTGGTGAAGCACATCGCCGACCGCGTCGCTGTCATGTATCTCGGCAAGGTGGTCGAGCTCGGCACCGCCGAGATGATCTTCTCGACGCCCCGCCATCCCTATACGCGCGCGCTGCTGTCGGCCATTCCGGTCGCCGCACCGCCGAGCCAGCACCGGTCCCGTGCAGCACGCCTGCACGGCGACCTGCCAAGCCCGATCGCTCCGCCGCCAGGCTGTCGGCTGCACACGCGCTGTCCGCATGCGCGTCCGGAATGCCAGACAGTCAGCATGGCGCTCGATATCGAGGCGAACGGCCACGCCAATGCCTGCGCCTTCTGGCGCGAGCTGCCGGCGCAGGATGCCGACCATATCCGCGAGCCGCGCAACCCGAAACTTGAAAAGCTGTTCGCGGCCTTCGAGGCGATGGCCGCACGTCCGGCACTGACGGCAACGGAGAGCTAA
- a CDS encoding ABC transporter ATP-binding protein produces the protein MSTSQDILSNPSARSVRADDAVTPVLEVTDLRVAFEGDARTVTAVDGVSFTVRKGRTLAIVGESGSGKSVTSLAVMRLLPEHSARISGKVNFDGRQLLDETKSAMRSLRGNRLAMIFQEPMTSLNPSYTVGEQINEVILRHRPISRKEATERAIAMLRLVRIPSPETRYHQYPHNLSGGMRQRVMIAMALACDPELLIADEPTTALDVTIQAQVLELMRELQEKTGTAIVLITHDLGVVAEACDDVIVMYAGQVVEQCSVEQLFTFPEHPYTIGLLGSLPRLDEKRESLVAITGTVPDMANPPKGCRFQARCPFRIDKCAEMPDLMEVSPGHFSRCWRAPMEDLVP, from the coding sequence ATGAGCACGTCTCAAGATATCCTCAGCAACCCGTCAGCCCGATCCGTTCGGGCTGACGATGCCGTTACACCCGTATTGGAAGTGACGGACCTGCGTGTCGCCTTCGAAGGCGACGCGCGGACCGTCACCGCGGTCGACGGCGTCAGTTTCACCGTCCGGAAGGGCCGCACCCTTGCGATCGTCGGCGAGTCCGGCTCCGGCAAGAGCGTCACCTCGCTTGCCGTCATGCGGCTTCTGCCCGAACACTCGGCGCGGATTTCCGGCAAGGTCAATTTCGACGGGCGCCAGCTGCTCGACGAGACCAAGAGCGCGATGCGATCCTTGCGCGGCAACCGGCTGGCGATGATCTTCCAGGAGCCGATGACCTCGCTCAATCCGTCCTACACGGTCGGCGAGCAGATCAACGAAGTCATCCTGCGCCACCGCCCGATCTCCAGGAAGGAGGCAACCGAACGCGCCATCGCCATGCTGCGGCTGGTGCGCATTCCCTCGCCCGAGACCCGCTATCACCAATATCCGCACAATCTTTCCGGCGGCATGCGCCAGCGCGTGATGATCGCCATGGCGCTCGCCTGCGATCCGGAACTGCTGATCGCCGACGAGCCGACCACGGCGCTGGATGTCACCATCCAGGCGCAGGTACTCGAGCTGATGCGCGAGCTGCAGGAAAAGACCGGAACCGCCATCGTCCTCATCACCCACGATCTCGGCGTCGTCGCCGAAGCCTGCGACGACGTGATCGTCATGTATGCCGGCCAGGTGGTCGAACAGTGTTCGGTCGAACAGCTCTTCACATTTCCCGAGCACCCCTACACGATCGGCCTGCTCGGCTCGTTGCCGCGTCTTGATGAAAAGCGAGAGAGCCTGGTGGCGATCACCGGCACCGTGCCAGACATGGCCAACCCGCCCAAGGGCTGTCGTTTCCAGGCCCGCTGTCCCTTCCGCATCGACAAATGCGCCGAAATGCCCGACCTGATGGAAGTGTCTCCGGGGCATTTCAGCCGCTGTTGGCGCGCGCCCATGGAGGACCTCGTCCCATGA
- a CDS encoding ABC transporter substrate-binding protein, producing MKPLYLALAAGLALSGMTAIAAPAAAQSVLKIGLQDDPDTLDPVSNWSFVGRHVLQSLCDKIVDIDTEGKIIPMLATSWEWNADSTALTLKLRNDVVFHDGTKMDAAAIKYNLDRELTMKISRRKAEISAVSSVDVVDPLTVKINLKEPSVPLLAALSDRAGMIVSPKAAEALGEKFTDAPVCSGPYKFVERVTQDRIVLAKFDKYYNADQYHFDQLVYRGMPDSNVRFLNLRSGQLDLIERLAATDVEAVKADKALAVAPVVGLGYYGITFDITGEGADLDAGKKAAIREAFSLAIDRDAINNVVFEGQFTTGNQPFPPASPYYDKNFPVPARDLDAAKKKMAEAGVKTVDLELLVPTDAERQQVAQLIQAMVAEIGIKVSIKPTELMTLLDIARQGKFESHLVGWSGRVDPDLNITPMLACGAAGNDAHYCNKELDTILTKARAIGDMNARKVEYSKAIAILLKDLPLVYLYHSQWIFAHNSNITGLKPAPDGIIRLTGVSRKK from the coding sequence ATGAAACCACTTTATCTCGCACTCGCAGCCGGCCTGGCGCTGAGCGGCATGACGGCGATCGCCGCCCCCGCTGCGGCCCAGTCGGTTCTGAAAATCGGCCTGCAGGACGATCCCGATACGCTCGACCCGGTTTCCAACTGGAGCTTCGTCGGCCGCCACGTTCTCCAGTCGCTCTGCGACAAGATCGTCGACATCGACACCGAGGGCAAGATCATCCCGATGCTGGCCACCAGCTGGGAATGGAACGCCGACAGCACCGCGCTGACGCTCAAGCTGCGCAACGACGTGGTTTTCCACGACGGCACCAAGATGGATGCCGCCGCGATCAAGTACAATCTTGACCGCGAACTGACCATGAAAATCTCCCGCCGCAAGGCGGAAATCAGCGCCGTCAGCAGCGTCGACGTGGTTGATCCCTTGACAGTCAAGATCAACCTCAAGGAACCGTCGGTTCCGCTTCTGGCCGCCCTCAGCGACCGCGCCGGCATGATCGTGAGCCCGAAGGCCGCTGAAGCGCTCGGCGAGAAATTCACCGACGCCCCGGTCTGCTCCGGCCCCTACAAGTTCGTCGAACGTGTTACCCAGGACCGTATCGTGCTGGCCAAGTTCGACAAGTACTACAATGCCGACCAATACCATTTCGACCAGCTCGTCTATCGTGGCATGCCGGACTCCAACGTCCGCTTTCTCAACCTGCGTTCGGGCCAGCTCGACCTGATCGAACGTCTCGCGGCAACCGACGTCGAAGCCGTCAAGGCCGACAAGGCCTTGGCCGTCGCTCCGGTCGTCGGTCTCGGCTATTATGGCATCACCTTCGACATCACCGGCGAAGGCGCCGACCTCGATGCCGGCAAGAAGGCCGCGATCCGCGAAGCCTTCAGCCTGGCGATCGACCGCGACGCGATCAACAACGTCGTGTTCGAAGGCCAGTTCACCACCGGCAACCAGCCCTTCCCGCCGGCCAGCCCTTATTACGACAAGAATTTCCCGGTTCCGGCTCGTGATCTGGACGCCGCCAAGAAGAAGATGGCCGAAGCCGGCGTGAAGACGGTCGATCTGGAACTTCTGGTTCCGACCGATGCCGAGCGCCAGCAAGTCGCCCAGCTCATCCAGGCCATGGTCGCCGAAATCGGCATCAAGGTGTCGATCAAGCCGACCGAACTGATGACGCTGCTCGACATTGCCCGCCAGGGCAAGTTCGAGTCCCATCTCGTCGGCTGGAGCGGCCGTGTCGACCCGGATCTCAACATCACGCCGATGCTTGCCTGCGGCGCTGCCGGCAACGACGCGCATTACTGCAACAAGGAGCTGGACACGATCCTGACCAAGGCACGCGCCATCGGCGACATGAATGCCCGCAAGGTCGAGTACAGCAAGGCGATCGCGATCCTTCTCAAGGACCTGCCGCTCGTCTATCTCTATCACTCGCAGTGGATCTTCGCGCACAATTCCAACATCACCGGCCTGAAGCCTGCTCCAGACGGCATCATCCGTCTGACCGGCGTCAGCCGTAAGAAATAA
- a CDS encoding gamma-glutamyltransferase family protein — MTFTTRPELRGTFGAVSSTHWLASAVGMSILEKGHTAFDAAVATGFVLQVVEPHLNGPAGEVPIIVTPAGAKAPTVISGQGPSPAKATVKYFKDLGLDIIPGTGLLPACIPGAFGAWLTLLRDYGTAELEDVLAPAIYYARTGHPLVPRIANTIASMRELFETHWPSSAEVYLPGGVAPQSGKLFRNPQIADVYQRIIDQTKSAKNREARIDAALDFWYRGPIAERIEEFCATENVWDVSGRRHKGLITAQDMADYKPLIEKPVSVTYGDYEVFKCGPWSQGPVLLQMLQILKGTDIADLDPMSPDFIHLIVETTKLAMADRDSWYGDNPDVPMKTLLSSGYADIRRALIGGTASMEIRPGSPDGRNPNVPPLRAVGTIAQPGLGGGEPTVAREHKLPNDREGEPTLTREGAQRGDTVQVSAVDKWGNMVSATPSGGWFQSSPVIPGLGFSLTTRGQMFWLEEGFNSTMTPSVRPRTTLTPSTAFRNGKPYMAFGTPGGDQQDQWQLIMFLRHVHKGMNLQEAIDAPSFHTDHLPSSFWPREISFGAVTLESRFPEAVREELAARGHKITISDAWSEGRLAAVAREMDGDTQLVKAGSNPRGVQGYAVAR; from the coding sequence ATGACCTTCACGACGCGACCGGAACTCAGAGGCACATTTGGCGCCGTGTCGTCCACCCATTGGCTGGCCTCGGCCGTCGGCATGTCCATTCTCGAAAAGGGCCACACGGCTTTCGATGCGGCGGTCGCCACTGGTTTCGTCCTCCAGGTCGTCGAACCGCATCTGAACGGCCCCGCCGGCGAAGTGCCGATCATCGTCACGCCGGCCGGCGCCAAGGCGCCGACCGTGATTTCCGGCCAAGGCCCCTCGCCGGCCAAGGCGACGGTCAAGTATTTCAAGGATCTCGGCCTCGACATTATTCCCGGCACCGGCCTGCTGCCGGCCTGCATTCCCGGCGCCTTCGGTGCCTGGCTGACGCTCTTGCGCGACTACGGCACGGCCGAACTCGAAGACGTGCTGGCGCCGGCAATCTATTATGCCCGCACTGGCCATCCGCTGGTGCCACGCATCGCCAACACCATCGCTTCCATGCGCGAACTCTTCGAAACCCATTGGCCGAGCTCGGCGGAAGTCTACCTGCCCGGCGGCGTAGCACCGCAATCCGGCAAGCTGTTCCGCAATCCGCAGATCGCCGACGTCTATCAGCGCATCATCGACCAGACCAAGTCTGCCAAGAACCGCGAAGCGCGCATCGATGCGGCGCTCGATTTCTGGTATCGCGGCCCGATCGCCGAGCGGATCGAGGAATTCTGCGCCACCGAAAACGTCTGGGACGTTTCGGGCCGCCGCCACAAGGGCCTGATCACCGCCCAGGACATGGCCGACTACAAGCCGCTGATCGAAAAGCCGGTCTCCGTCACCTATGGCGACTACGAGGTCTTCAAATGCGGACCGTGGTCGCAAGGCCCGGTGCTCCTGCAGATGCTGCAGATCCTGAAGGGCACCGACATCGCCGATCTCGACCCGATGAGCCCGGATTTCATCCATCTCATCGTCGAAACGACCAAGCTTGCCATGGCCGATCGCGATAGCTGGTATGGTGACAATCCGGACGTACCGATGAAGACCCTCCTGTCTTCCGGTTACGCCGATATCCGCCGCGCGCTGATCGGCGGCACGGCCTCGATGGAGATCCGCCCCGGGTCGCCCGATGGGCGCAATCCCAATGTACCACCGCTTCGCGCCGTCGGTACCATCGCGCAGCCGGGTCTCGGCGGCGGCGAGCCAACCGTGGCGCGCGAACACAAACTGCCGAACGATCGTGAAGGCGAGCCGACGCTGACCCGCGAAGGCGCCCAGCGCGGCGATACCGTGCAGGTCAGCGCCGTCGACAAATGGGGCAACATGGTTTCGGCGACGCCGTCCGGCGGCTGGTTCCAGTCGAGCCCGGTCATTCCGGGCTTGGGATTCAGCCTGACGACCCGCGGCCAGATGTTCTGGCTCGAGGAGGGTTTCAATTCAACCATGACGCCGTCGGTGCGCCCGCGCACGACACTGACACCGTCGACGGCCTTCCGCAACGGCAAGCCCTACATGGCTTTCGGCACGCCCGGCGGCGACCAGCAGGATCAGTGGCAGCTGATCATGTTCCTGCGCCACGTCCACAAGGGCATGAACCTGCAGGAAGCGATCGATGCGCCCTCCTTCCATACCGACCACTTGCCGAGCTCCTTCTGGCCGCGCGAAATCAGCTTTGGGGCGGTGACGCTCGAATCGCGCTTTCCGGAAGCGGTGCGCGAAGAACTGGCGGCGCGGGGCCACAAGATCACGATCAGCGACGCCTGGTCGGAAGGCCGGCTGGCCGCCGTCGCCCGCGAGATGGACGGCGACACGCAGCTGGTGAAGGCCGGTTCCAATCCGCGCGGCGTGCAGGGATACGCGGTCGCACGCTGA
- a CDS encoding GntR family transcriptional regulator: MLDTPAPGKKIRSDAIAEQLEEAVINGEITAGSRLDETSIAAQFNVSRTPVREALHILCGRGLAEREPYKGVIVTQISAERIDEMFEAMAELEATCGRLASHRMTMSERAELESLHREMNALAEEGDHAGYNEINTRFHSLLFQGSHNSDLIAAAQTLRLKLAPFRKYQLKDKGRLKRSCSEHQQIVDAILDQDAKAAENALRRHLVSAAQEVLVKRQRQEDDAVAKINRLGKA; encoded by the coding sequence ATGCTGGACACACCTGCCCCGGGAAAGAAAATTCGCAGCGACGCGATTGCCGAACAGCTTGAAGAAGCGGTGATCAACGGCGAGATCACTGCCGGCTCGCGCCTCGACGAAACCTCCATCGCCGCTCAGTTCAATGTCTCGCGCACGCCGGTGCGGGAAGCGCTGCACATCCTGTGCGGGCGCGGCCTTGCCGAGCGCGAGCCTTACAAGGGCGTGATCGTGACGCAGATCTCGGCCGAGCGGATCGACGAGATGTTCGAGGCCATGGCCGAACTCGAAGCCACTTGCGGGCGCCTTGCCTCCCATCGGATGACCATGAGCGAGCGCGCCGAGCTCGAAAGCCTGCACCGGGAGATGAATGCGCTTGCCGAAGAGGGCGATCACGCCGGCTACAACGAGATCAATACCCGTTTCCACAGCCTTCTGTTCCAGGGCAGCCACAACAGCGACCTGATCGCCGCGGCCCAGACATTGCGGCTGAAGCTTGCGCCGTTCCGCAAATACCAGCTGAAAGACAAGGGACGCCTGAAGCGTTCCTGCAGCGAGCACCAGCAGATCGTCGACGCGATTCTCGACCAGGACGCCAAGGCGGCGGAAAACGCGCTTCGCCGGCATCTCGTCTCGGCGGCGCAGGAAGTTCTCGTCAAACGGCAGCGGCAGGAAGATGACGCCGTCGCCAAGATCAATCGTCTCGGAAAGGCATGA
- a CDS encoding YybH family protein — protein sequence MSNTDQDAIRTVIADMQAAWNRADFHGYMAGFANPDVIFVSRGRIQKDWQATLEHYIADYGGSPGSQGELAFTNIRIEMLAPDAAQLISDYKLVRPAGNQTGVNTRLMRKRDGKWVIALNHVSQIER from the coding sequence ATGTCCAATACTGATCAAGACGCCATCCGCACCGTCATTGCCGACATGCAGGCGGCGTGGAACCGGGCCGACTTCCACGGCTATATGGCCGGTTTTGCCAATCCCGACGTCATCTTCGTCTCGCGCGGTCGTATACAAAAGGACTGGCAGGCGACGCTCGAGCATTATATCGCCGATTACGGCGGGTCTCCGGGCTCGCAAGGCGAGCTCGCCTTCACCAACATCCGCATCGAAATGCTGGCGCCGGATGCGGCCCAGCTGATCAGCGACTACAAGCTGGTCCGGCCGGCCGGCAACCAGACCGGTGTCAACACCCGGCTGATGCGCAAGCGCGACGGCAAATGGGTGATCGCGCTCAACCACGTCTCGCAAATCGAGAGATAG
- a CDS encoding alpha/beta fold hydrolase, giving the protein MKRRISTFALALATSVIAFAAQAAEVKNIVIVHGALADGSTWRKATEILEKRGFNVTIVQQPITSLADDIAATNRVLDLQDGPTLLVGHSYGGMVITEAGHSPHVAGLVYVAAFQPDKGESLLGLASSKPAGGMNIRETKDGKYLYIDPAAFPGDFAADLPKDEARFLARSQVFAAKEAFSAKVGDPAWHAKKSWSIVATEDRSINPALERDMARRAGSDITEIKASHAVFASQPEKVADVIERAAKQAGE; this is encoded by the coding sequence ATGAAAAGACGTATCTCCACCTTCGCACTTGCCCTCGCCACCAGCGTCATCGCCTTTGCCGCACAGGCGGCCGAGGTCAAGAACATCGTTATCGTCCACGGCGCGCTGGCTGACGGCTCGACCTGGCGCAAGGCGACCGAAATCCTCGAAAAGCGCGGCTTCAACGTCACGATCGTCCAGCAGCCGATCACCTCGCTTGCCGACGATATCGCCGCGACGAACCGGGTGCTGGACCTGCAGGACGGCCCGACCCTGCTCGTCGGCCACAGCTATGGCGGCATGGTGATCACCGAAGCCGGCCACAGCCCGCATGTCGCAGGCCTCGTCTACGTGGCGGCGTTCCAGCCCGACAAGGGCGAAAGCCTGCTCGGCCTCGCAAGCTCCAAGCCGGCCGGCGGCATGAACATCCGCGAGACGAAGGACGGCAAATATCTCTATATCGACCCCGCCGCATTCCCCGGCGATTTCGCCGCGGACCTGCCGAAGGACGAAGCACGGTTCCTTGCGAGATCCCAGGTGTTTGCCGCCAAGGAGGCTTTCTCGGCCAAGGTCGGCGATCCGGCCTGGCACGCCAAGAAGAGCTGGTCGATCGTCGCCACCGAAGACCGCTCCATCAACCCGGCACTGGAAAGGGACATGGCACGGCGGGCCGGCAGCGACATCACCGAGATCAAGGCAAGCCACGCCGTCTTCGCCTCCCAGCCAGAGAAGGTCGCCGACGTCATCGAACGGGCAGCCAAGCAGGCTGGCGAATAA
- a CDS encoding cytochrome c biogenesis protein DipZ yields the protein MTLLIIAYLGGALTILSPCILPILPFVFARAGQPFVRSTLPMLIGMAATFALVATLAAVGGSWAVHANEYGRLTAIILLAIFGVSLLSPRVASFVTRPVVDFGNKLMNASGKPGSVPTAASSVVLGVATGLLWAPCAGPILGLVLTGAALQGANLETTFLLAAYAAGAATSLAVALIVGGKVFAGMKRSLGVSERIRQVLGAAVLAGVAAIALGLDTGLLARLSYASTASFEQAVLDKLHAKPANGSPSEIASNGMMVASADTARPFRSNLPVEGRAPSLDGAVEWLNSAALTAEQLRGKVVLVDFWTYSCINCIRTVPYVRAWAEKYKDQGLVVIGVHAPEFAFEKKIDNVKKAVGDFKIGYPIAIDNDYKIWRAFENSYWPAQYLIDARGQIRYHHFGEGNYRQSEQAIQDLLREAGSETAATAPVVPDAKGAETSPDLRNVRSGETYLGYKRATNFASRETLRADAARDYSVEEPSLNEWGLSGTWTVGAEQATLSQPGGGIAYRFSARDLHLVLGPAAGKPVRFQVTIDGKPPGINHGADIDADGNGTVTATKLYQLVRQAGDVEARNFEIRFLDPGVEAYAFTFG from the coding sequence ATGACGCTTCTTATCATTGCCTATCTCGGAGGGGCGCTGACGATCCTCAGCCCGTGTATTCTCCCTATTCTTCCCTTCGTCTTTGCGCGCGCCGGACAGCCGTTCGTCCGCAGCACATTGCCGATGCTCATTGGCATGGCCGCCACGTTTGCGCTCGTCGCCACGCTTGCAGCCGTCGGCGGCAGCTGGGCCGTCCACGCCAACGAATACGGCCGGCTCACCGCCATCATCCTGCTTGCAATTTTCGGCGTCAGTCTCCTCTCGCCGCGCGTCGCAAGCTTCGTCACCCGGCCGGTCGTCGATTTCGGCAACAAGCTCATGAATGCCTCGGGCAAACCCGGTTCGGTGCCGACCGCAGCAAGTTCAGTCGTCCTCGGCGTGGCGACCGGCCTGCTCTGGGCGCCTTGCGCCGGCCCCATTCTCGGCCTCGTCCTGACCGGTGCCGCGCTGCAGGGCGCGAACCTTGAAACGACATTCCTGCTCGCTGCCTATGCGGCCGGCGCGGCAACTTCCCTCGCCGTTGCGCTCATCGTCGGCGGAAAGGTCTTTGCCGGGATGAAGCGTTCGCTCGGTGTCAGCGAACGAATCCGCCAGGTCTTGGGTGCCGCCGTCCTTGCCGGCGTCGCGGCCATCGCGCTCGGCCTCGATACCGGCCTGCTCGCCCGTCTGTCCTATGCGAGCACCGCCTCCTTCGAACAGGCCGTGCTCGACAAGCTCCACGCCAAGCCCGCAAACGGATCGCCTTCGGAAATCGCCAGCAATGGCATGATGGTGGCCTCCGCCGATACCGCCCGGCCGTTCCGCAGCAACCTGCCGGTCGAAGGCCGTGCGCCTTCGCTCGACGGCGCGGTCGAGTGGCTGAACTCTGCCGCGCTGACGGCTGAACAGCTCCGCGGCAAGGTCGTGCTCGTCGATTTCTGGACCTATTCCTGCATCAACTGCATCCGCACCGTGCCTTACGTCCGCGCCTGGGCCGAAAAGTACAAGGATCAAGGCCTCGTGGTGATCGGCGTGCATGCCCCGGAATTCGCCTTCGAGAAGAAGATCGACAATGTCAAAAAGGCCGTCGGCGACTTCAAGATCGGCTACCCGATCGCAATCGACAACGACTACAAGATCTGGCGCGCCTTCGAAAACAGCTATTGGCCCGCCCAATATCTGATCGATGCCAGGGGCCAGATCCGCTACCATCACTTCGGCGAAGGCAATTACCGGCAGTCCGAGCAGGCCATCCAGGACCTGCTGCGCGAAGCCGGCAGCGAGACGGCTGCCACCGCACCGGTCGTGCCGGACGCCAAAGGCGCCGAGACGAGCCCGGACCTGCGCAATGTCCGTTCCGGCGAAACCTATCTCGGCTACAAGCGCGCGACCAACTTCGCCTCCCGGGAAACCCTGCGCGCCGACGCCGCCCGCGACTATTCGGTCGAGGAGCCCAGCCTCAACGAATGGGGCCTCTCCGGCACCTGGACCGTCGGCGCGGAACAGGCAACGCTTAGCCAGCCGGGCGGCGGCATCGCCTACCGGTTCAGCGCCCGCGATCTGCATCTCGTCCTCGGTCCCGCCGCCGGCAAGCCGGTCCGCTTCCAGGTGACGATCGACGGCAAGCCTCCGGGAATAAACCACGGCGCCGATATCGACGCGGACGGCAACGGCACGGTGACAGCGACAAAGCTCTACCAGCTCGTTCGTCAGGCCGGCGATGTCGAGGCGCGCAATTTCGAGATCCGCTTCCTCGATCCCGGCGTCGAAGCCTACGCCTTCACCTTCGGCTGA